In one window of Nitrospira sp. DNA:
- the lpxA gene encoding acyl-ACP--UDP-N-acetylglucosamine O-acyltransferase, with product MQIHATAIVHPGAKLADDVVVGPFCLIGEHVSIGKGTKLLSHVTVDGWTEIGERNEVHPFSSIGGPPQHLGYKGEPTKVVIGDDNILREYVTVNRATVQGGGLTSVGSKNFLMAYVHVAHDCRLGNHLILANAASLAGHITIGDHAIIGGLTGVHQFVRIGAYAMVGGCCGVVQDVPPFTRAAGGYRSKLYGLNSIGLRRHGFSGERISVLKKAYDLLFREGHRSAEAIKLARAEFKDQADVAQILTFMEATKRGISRSIGKDQGDEDESA from the coding sequence GTGCAGATTCATGCGACAGCAATAGTTCATCCGGGTGCGAAATTGGCGGACGATGTCGTTGTCGGACCGTTCTGTCTGATCGGCGAGCATGTCTCGATCGGGAAGGGCACCAAGCTGCTCTCCCACGTGACGGTCGACGGGTGGACCGAGATCGGCGAGCGGAACGAAGTGCATCCCTTCTCGTCCATCGGCGGCCCGCCCCAGCACTTGGGCTACAAAGGTGAACCGACGAAGGTGGTCATCGGCGACGACAATATTCTGCGGGAATATGTCACGGTCAATCGGGCCACGGTGCAAGGCGGAGGGCTCACCTCCGTCGGCAGTAAAAATTTCCTGATGGCCTATGTGCATGTCGCCCACGATTGCCGGTTGGGGAATCACCTGATTCTGGCGAATGCCGCCAGCCTGGCGGGACATATCACCATCGGCGATCATGCCATCATCGGCGGGTTGACGGGCGTGCATCAGTTCGTGCGCATCGGAGCCTATGCCATGGTGGGAGGCTGTTGCGGCGTCGTCCAGGATGTGCCGCCGTTTACGCGGGCCGCCGGCGGGTATCGATCCAAACTCTACGGATTGAACTCGATCGGGTTGCGCCGTCACGGATTTTCCGGCGAGCGGATCTCAGTGTTGAAGAAGGCCTACGACCTCCTGTTCCGCGAGGGCCATCGATCCGCCGAAGCGATCAAGCTGGCTAGGGCGGAGTTCAAGGATCAGGCGGATGTCGCCCAGATCCTGACCTTCATGGAAGCCACCAAGCGTGGAATTTCCCGTTCGATCGGGAAGGACCAGGGCGATGAGGATGAATCCGCGTGA
- the fabZ gene encoding 3-hydroxyacyl-ACP dehydratase FabZ — protein sequence MEQAEIQALLPHRYPFLLVDRVLELDPDRRIVAIKNVTINEPFFQGHFPGRPVMPGVLILEAMAQVGGVLAFKSVQVTGRPVVYLTGIDSAKFRKPVVPGDRLRFEVDVVKKRAPFWKMQAKAYVEDDVVCEAEVTAMVTEDKTESRP from the coding sequence ATGGAACAGGCAGAGATTCAAGCATTACTCCCGCACCGGTATCCGTTCCTGTTGGTTGATCGGGTGCTGGAGTTGGATCCCGACCGTCGAATTGTGGCGATTAAGAATGTGACGATCAACGAGCCATTTTTTCAGGGCCATTTCCCCGGGCGGCCGGTGATGCCGGGCGTGCTCATACTGGAAGCGATGGCGCAGGTCGGCGGCGTGCTGGCCTTTAAGTCCGTGCAGGTCACCGGTCGGCCGGTCGTGTACCTGACCGGCATCGATAGCGCAAAGTTCCGGAAACCGGTGGTGCCCGGCGATCGCCTGCGGTTTGAGGTCGATGTCGTCAAGAAGCGGGCGCCTTTCTGGAAGATGCAGGCCAAGGCCTATGTCGAAGATGATGTGGTGTGTGAAGCGGAAGTGACGGCCATGGTGACAGAAGACAAGACAGAGTCGCGACCATAA
- a CDS encoding OmpH family outer membrane protein has translation MKRQRVIGMFGVLAASLWFAHAAVAAETFKVGVMDQQAVMEQSKAGKRALEEMKSYSLTRQKIVNADDQELKDMEQSLQDPNSKLSEQAKQEKQEQFRTKLEAYQRRLADFNREVQQKQREMVTEYAKKIAAAAQAVAQKDGYQAILDKGSDAMVRIVLYYQPALDVTDRVVKEFDSQNK, from the coding sequence ATGAAACGACAGCGCGTGATCGGGATGTTCGGAGTGCTGGCGGCGAGCCTGTGGTTCGCCCATGCGGCCGTCGCGGCGGAGACGTTTAAGGTCGGGGTGATGGATCAGCAGGCGGTGATGGAACAATCCAAAGCCGGCAAGCGGGCGCTGGAGGAAATGAAGAGCTATTCGCTGACCCGGCAGAAAATCGTGAATGCGGACGACCAGGAATTGAAGGATATGGAGCAGTCCCTCCAGGATCCCAACAGCAAGTTGAGCGAGCAGGCAAAGCAGGAAAAACAGGAACAATTCCGGACGAAGCTGGAGGCCTATCAGCGCCGTCTGGCTGACTTTAATCGGGAAGTGCAGCAGAAACAACGCGAGATGGTGACGGAGTATGCCAAGAAGATTGCGGCGGCCGCACAAGCGGTGGCGCAAAAAGACGGCTATCAGGCTATTCTCGACAAGGGGAGCGATGCGATGGTGCGGATTGTGTTGTACTATCAGCCCGCGCTGGACGTGACGGATCGTGTCGTGAAGGAGTTCGATAGCCAGAATAAGTAG
- a CDS encoding OmpH family outer membrane protein codes for MRNQWGNICAAFLTVVFLAVSGCAGAGAGAKVEGKIGVLDPARILSDTNAGKKAKDNLTAFSKNRQTLIELDEKELRRLEEDFVKQASVLSPAAKRDREEAFRRRMQEYQQKVTELNREVQEKQKDVMDGFRDKIETVVGKVAKRLGLQIVVDSSKGGVTLYREDTLDISNQVIEEFNRDYP; via the coding sequence ATGAGGAATCAGTGGGGGAATATCTGTGCGGCGTTTCTCACCGTCGTATTCCTTGCCGTGAGTGGATGTGCGGGAGCGGGTGCTGGCGCGAAAGTCGAGGGGAAGATCGGGGTATTGGATCCGGCCCGAATTCTGTCCGATACCAACGCGGGGAAAAAGGCCAAGGACAACCTCACGGCCTTTTCCAAGAATCGACAGACCCTGATCGAGCTCGATGAAAAGGAATTGCGTCGGCTGGAAGAGGATTTCGTGAAGCAGGCCAGCGTCCTGAGTCCCGCGGCCAAACGTGATCGGGAAGAAGCGTTTCGTCGGCGCATGCAGGAGTATCAGCAAAAGGTCACGGAGCTGAATCGGGAAGTGCAGGAGAAGCAAAAAGATGTGATGGACGGATTTCGCGACAAGATCGAGACGGTGGTCGGCAAGGTTGCAAAGCGGCTGGGCTTGCAGATTGTCGTGGACAGCAGCAAGGGCGGAGTGACGCTCTATCGCGAGGACACGCTCGATATTTCGAATCAGGTGATTGAAGAGTTCAATCGGGACTATCCCTAG